In Silene latifolia isolate original U9 population chromosome 6, ASM4854445v1, whole genome shotgun sequence, the genomic window GAGTGTGCCTGAAGAGAAGGTTGACGCCACTCTTGAACTTGGTCTAGCTGAACCATCAACTCCACCTCGTTTAGTTGATGTTAGTTGCCTTTTTCGTCCCCCTGCTAGTTCCTCTAGCACTCACCATCATGCTTTGGACTCTCTTGGAAGGACGGTGAAGTTTGTTTTCAAACGTAAGGTAGGGGTTGGTTTTAATTTTTACAGCCGTACTCGTTTTAAACGTTCTCACAAAACGAGTTTTATGGATTTGGCTGTGGACACGGTTTATGAACCAACACCACAAGAGTTACTATTGGGGACCTTATCATCTGAGCCTTTTCTATATAGGCAGCCAGATTTGCTGAGTTCGTCCTCTGCTTATGTTTCACGGTTTAAACGGCCTTTCTCTCCCTTTCAGTTTTATGTTCCTGATGGCCCTTTGTCAAAGAAACCGCGCCTGGAACAAGGTGGTCCTTTTAATTTTATGGACGGACCATTTCTAACGCTTGTTCCTTTTTCTTTGTCCAGAGATGATGCCGTGGTTCCTGTTTTAGGTCTGGTGGCGGACCTTAATTCGCCACCCGTTTACCAATGAAGATCTTTTGTTAGAATTGTAGGGGGCTAGGATCGACGGATGATCCTACAATTCCTTTTCTACATCGAAGCGTCCACCAATATCATCCGTCCATTTTGTTTCTTCAAGAAACCATGACTTTCTTTGACTCGGCTTCAAATAAGACTTCTCATCTGGGCCTGCCTAATTGTTGCGGTGTTGATTCAGTTGGATGTAGTGGCGGCCTCCTTTTGCGATGGGATAACTCTCTACAATTAACAACCTTATATATAGAACCTCACTTTATCTTATGTAAATTAGTAATCCCTATGGCACCTTGTACAAATAATGTAatatatattatatttatatatgGTGAAGCTCGGTTTGAATATCGCCAATCTTTATGGGATCGGATCACTTCCAAGGTTTTGAACCTTTCTCCTTTACTCCTCATAGGAGATTTCAACCAGATTGAATTGTTTGCTGATAAGTTTGGAGGTTCAAATTTCATTCGGGGTCAATGTTATTTCACGGCATGGAAAATTAGGAATGGTCTTATGGATGTTCCTTTTTTTGGACCCCGGTTTACTTGGATGAATAGTCAGTTTGATGGTAATTTTATAATGGAACGTCTTGACCGTGCTTATGCTAATTAGGCTTGGTTTACTCTTTTCCCGTCTGCTTCAATTTTGCATCTTCCTATTCTTGTCTCTGATCATGCACCTATTATCCTTTCACTATGCCCGGATTCTAAACCACGTAAAAGACCTTATCGTATTGATAACTGGTGCTTATCTTATCCTGAGGTCCGTGAACTGGTTTTACAAGTTTGGGAAACTCCTTTCTTTGGTTCTGCGATGTTTGTGGTGTCCCGTAAACTCGCCACAGCTCGACGTGCAATCCTACAATGGGTTATAAATCATCGCATCTCTCACGGGATTAATTGGTCGGAAATAGAAGCTGATTTGGATTTAACTGCTACCCATATAGTTGACGAAAATTCAGCATCAGATTTTCTGCATCTTCGATCCTCTCGCTTACAATTGCTTCGAAATCAAAGACAATACTGGGTTCAACGCTCAAAGGTCAAAAGTGAGATTTTGGACGGGTTTCCTACACGCTTTCTTTATAACCGAGTGAAACAAAGATCAACAAAACATCGTATCATGGCCCTTTGATCTACCGATAACGTATGGTTGGAGTCCCCCAACTCTATTACAGATGAGATTGTTCATTATTTCAAGAATTTGCTAACCTCTAATACCGCTATTGCTCCTGCCTCTCATGTGGAATCTATGCAATCTTGTTTTGATGGATTAACTTTTCCCAGGCTAGGATCAATTGAATGTTCTTTATTGCAAGAGCCTTTCAGGGAGACTGATGTTATGAATGCTCTCCGTGGTATGGATGCATCAAAATCCCCGGGTCCTGATGGCATTAAACCTCTTTTTTTCCACACTTTTTGGCCACAGATAGGCCATTTAGTGACTTCGGCAATTCTTCGGTTTCTTAATTCAGGCGTCATGCCAAAGGAGTGGAACAATACCATCATTGTTCTAATACCGAAAACTGATAAACCGGCGTGTGTCTCGCAATTTCGACCGATTAGCCTATGCAATGTCATATACCGTTTGGCTTCAAAGTGTATGGCTAACCGTCTCAGGCTGGTAATTCCTTCCATTATTTCTGAATCCCGACAAGCGTTTGTTCCCGATCGTCTCATGTCTGATGGTTGCCTTATTGCTCATGAGATAATGCACTACATTAACAAAACTAAGCAAGGACCAAACTGTTACTCTGTGATCAAGCTAGACATGCATAAAGCTTTTGATCGTGTATCCTGGAATTTCCTCATGTCAGCCTTGGATCATTTTGGTTTTCCAATATCTTGGCGCAATCTCATTTGGGAGTGCATCTCCATTGTGACATATAGTATCATGATTAACGGCGAACCTTCAACCTCTTTTCATCCATCTTGTGGGTTACGTCAAGGAGATCCTCTATCAccttatttattcatcatgtgtATGGAAATTATATCTCGTCAACTTCAGGCAGCTGAGTCCCGTCATCAAATATTTGGCCTCAAGATTTCTCGGTATGCTCTGCCTCTATCACACTTGTTTTATGCTGACGACGCTTTTATCTGCTGTAAGGCAACGCCTGCTTCCTTTGAGGCTATTTGAGATATTTTCCATGATTTTGAAGCTGCCTCAGGTCAGATGATTAATCTTCAAAAGTCGTTTATTAAATTTAGTCCAAATTCGCCAGCTGATTTCAAATCCCACATGACCTCTATTTTGCGTATGAAAGTAGCTGATTCCTTTGGTACTTACTTGGGTGTTCCGGTTGACCTTCCTAAATGTAAGAAGAATGCTTTTCATGATCTCCTGGACAAGATTACTACACGTATTTCGTCATGGGCTTCTCTTCATTTATCTCAGCCTAGCAAGTTTGTTATCATTAACTCTATCTTAATTGGTTCGTTGGTCCACATTCTTGCTGCTGTTCCTCTACCACTTTCTGTCTCTAGGAAGCTTGACTCCTTAATTGCGGCCTTCTGGTGGAGTAAAAACTCTTCTCAAATATCAATTCACTGGCTCTCTCAGCCACACTTACATACTCCGAAGGTTACGGGAGGACTTGGTATCAAATCGGTGACCGTTCTAAGTTAGGCTTATCTTTTGAATAATTTTTGGCGCATTCATCATAGACCTACTGGTATTCTTGCCAAATATCTCACACCCAAATATCGGAAAGATCTCCCTATTCCTAATCAGAAGTCCAAGGTCTCACAACCATCATTTGTATGGCAAGGGCTTTGTCGAGTTGCTGCAAATTGCTCTGAAGCTATGGCATGGAAAGTTGGCAATGGCAATTTAATTAATCTTCTAACTAGTCATTGGGTACAAGGGAAGACACCAGGTGTTCGACGAGATCAGTGTAGTCACTCTCTTACACTTTCAGATTTGATTTGCGAGAATGGCTCATGGAGAACACCTCTTATCTTTCGTGTTTTTGACAACTCAACTGCTAAGGCCATCTTGGCTATGGAACCACCTCTACTTGAAATTGATGACTACTTGTATTGGAAATACACTGAGGATGGCGCCTATAATATACAATCGGGCTACAAGTATCTTCTACCTAAGCTTTCGCCGAGACCACCATAGTTAAGTGTCTTTCCATGGAAATTGATATGGCTAGTTCCGTTCTCCAGCAAATTCCCCCTTTTCATCTAGCGCCTTGCTTATCACATCATCACGGCAAAGACTGTTCTAGCCCATAGAGGTTTTAGCCTTGATACTTCCTGCCCGTTATGTCGATCGGGTACAGAGACTCCTGAGCATTTGTTCCGCTCATGTGATGTAATTCAACATGTCTGGAGGGCTTCATGGCTTGGAATTCGATCTATGGCTAACTCAAATGTCTCTTTCTTTACATGGCTCGCTGATCATCTGTTGTACCTTCATCGTTCTTCATCAACAGGTTTTGATTGTTTGCTGTACTTCTTTTGCATCTTGCGCTCCATTTGGCTCACTCGAAACTCCATAGTTTTTGAAAATGCTACACTTGAGCCTGAACGCATACTTCGTCTAGTAGAGACCTTGCACCGGTCACATTTAAGTTTATCTTCTCTCTGTCATGAAGAGTTTCAATCACGGCGAATTCCCAATATGGCAGGTATGTATCCGACAATTTTGAGTGCTACGGTCTCTTATGAGATATCCATTTGCAGGAGTTCCTTTCAGGATGGATATATGGCTACTGTTGTATCTGACTCTTGCTTGCCTAAGATCTTCTACTTGCGTGCTTCCTCTTCCTTCGCGGCGCACTCTCATGCATTGCACCagtttatgaagactcaagagtTTTCTACTTTCACTGATATTGCTTTTATCATTTCATCACAAAAATTATGTTCAGTTCTGGCTTCTCAAAAGCCAGTCCCAATTGATGTGCGTAATTCAATGCGAGGAATTCGCACATTCCTTCGCTCACGCCGTAACTGGTCGGTTAGTTTAGCTACTGGTTAATTTACTGTTGTACTTGTATTTGTTTTTGACacttttgttttcatttcctTTAATATAATGGTTTACAtttgtcgaaaaaaaaaaaaagtttctttTGTAATGAACAAGAATTGATGGCTGCAATTTGAAATGGTCATTCACCTTATTTCTGAAAATTTTCATCCATCTTATTTCCGGAAACAAGTGTGACGAGTGTTCATATAAATTCAGAAATTTATGGAAAAGCATACAAAGACATAGAAACTCATACTACTAAttctgaaatttttgaaaattcataACAATTCATACAATTTTGAAAATTTCTGAAAATTTTCACTACTTCATAACAATGGCTAATATAAAGAAAACAAATAAATATAAGATACCcttgaaataaaacttcatcatccttGACAAACCTAAaatctcttcctttaaacctagAACTTGCTCCTTCATCACATTTCCACATGATGCATTATCAACTTCATCTTCAAATGCTATCTTCAACCTTTTTGTTATCGTCAAATGATCTTCAGCCAACCACGTTACAAAATTATTGCAATCtaaatatttaaaatatgatttcttttGATTATTAATTAACCCGGATATCTTGATGATAGCGTTTTTCCACATCGATTGCAAGCTTGATTCTTAAAACTAAGGCTTTCAATTGGTTGGTTTCTTCACATTGAAGATGATGTCGACAtaagtagagagagaaagaagaaaattaaAGGGAAGTATATGGGACAATTTAGCAAGTGAAGAAGATAAAGATGTTAATATAGTTGAGGTTtagaaaaaatggagggaaaatCAAAGGCAAAGTGGAGAGAAAACATAAAGAGGAATGGAGGAAAAGAAATGCCAACAAAGAAGTCCACATAAGCTAATTG contains:
- the LOC141588296 gene encoding uncharacterized protein LOC141588296, with the translated sequence MASSSKPNLCRSGVSLKLPLYLCADFIGVDFSKALIAKILDQRFLDIFRIFDMISKHWKLQGSVFIWAMKPYYIFEFSSAADLAYFRQRQTVNIEGSLFVFRSVSPSTVPDNLLFQVVPIWIRVHYLPLQLLNTSVAAFLLSHVGDICEEESYPSLLPPRNFVRVKVWVDLSKPLIPGCYLALNDREHQWIGFSYEGVFRFCRTCGLLGHRVSFCPSGKVHGSRGIQARLNELTARGLQVLHGPPGSSFYSPEIFGLPPRLHYLNSDVNTLSSSDPVIVDSGGGSPVFSFSSSTSDDDNGMDFTYDESREVLLESFPLIRGSVVPGPFTPGCSPFNVSGLTRGGISSVEVGGQSHGGAPSCAREVSPSFRMSVPEEKVDATLELGLAEPSTPPRLVDVSCLFRPPASSSSTHHHALDSLGRTVKFVFKRKVGVGFNFYSRTRFKRSHKTSFMDLAVDTVYEPTPQELLLGTLSSEPFLYRQPDLLSSSSAYVSRFKRPFSPFQFYVPDGPLSKKPRLEQGGPFNFMDGPFLTLVPFSLSRDDAVVPVLGLAWFTLFPSASILHLPILVSDHAPIILSLCPDSKPRKRPYRIDNWCLSYPEVRELVLQVWETPFFGSAMFVVSRKLATARRAILQWVINHRISHGINWSEIEADLDLTATHIVDENSASDFLHLRSSRLQLLRNQRQYWVQRSKVKSEILDGLGSIECSLLQEPFRETDVMNALRGMDASKSPGPDGIKPLFFHTFWPQIGHLVTSAILRFLNSGVMPKEWNNTIIVLIPKTDKPACVSQFRPISLCNVIYRLASKCMANRLRLVIPSIISESRQAFVPDRLMSDGCLIAHEIMHYINKTKQGPNCYSVIKLDMHKAFDRVSWNFLMSALDHFGFPISWRNLIWECISIVTYSIMINGEPSTSFHPSCGLRQGDPLSPYLFIMCMEIISRQLQAAESRHQIFGLKISRYALPLSHLFYADDAFICCKATPASFEAI